TCGCGCCGCCTGAGCGGCACCGTCAGCGCCGATGGTTCGATTCAACTCGAGAGATAAGAGAGGCTTCGCCATGCGACTACTCCTCGCCATACTGATTCTGATTCCGGCTCTCGTAGACGCCGGTCCCGCGCCGTCCATGTTTGCGGACCGTATTGCGCGGCAGGTGGGAGACGTGCTCACGGTGCAGATTGTGGAAAACACCAGCGCCACAGCGTTGGCCACAACCAACACCAAGGAAGAGTACAAAGCGGATTTGAGCGGCGGCAGTTCCGGAGGCTTCAGCAAGCTTATACCTTTCGGAGCCAACGGCGGCACCAAGAGCGAGCACAAAGGCGATGGCCGCACCGTGCGTCAAGGCCGGCTTACCGGCACGCTGACCGCTAAAGTGGTGGAAGTCTATCCCAACGGCAACATGCGCATCGAAGGCCAGAAGTGCCTGATCATCAACGGCGAACGGCAGATGACGATTCTGACCGGCGTCGTTCGTCCCGAAGATGTTGCCCCGGGAAACGTGGTCAGTTCCGACGTCATCGCCGATGCGGAAATCGCCTTCAAGGGCAAGGGCGTCCTTGCCAATGCCGAACGTCCCGGACTCATTGCACGCCTTTTCGACTGGTTGTTTTAATATGCGCAGCGCCATTCTCACTATCCTTATTGCCGTTCCGTTGCTGTCAGGTTTTGCTCAGGTCCGCATCCGCGATCTGACCACCTACCCGAACACTACGCCGACCACGCTGACAGGCTACGGCCTTGTGGTGGGTCTGGCCGGATCCGGCGACGGCAGCAAGTCCACCTTCACCCCCCAGTCCTTTGCCACCATGCTGAAGAGCTACGGCATTCAGGTCGATCCTAACGGTCTGAAGTTGAAGAATGTCGCGGCGGTGATGGTCACCTGCCAGGTCAAGGCCGGTTCACGCACGGGCGGACGGAATGATGCGCTGGTCTCTTCCCTTGGTGACGCCACAAGTCTGCAGGGTGGAACACTCCTGCGCACGGTGCTGCTCGATCCGTGGGGCAAGGCTGTGGCCGAGTGCCAAGGGCCGATGTCCATCGGTGGCTTCAATTTCGAATCGGCAGGCTCAAGCATTTCGCGTAACCATGCCGTGGTTGGCCGCATTCCCGACGGCGTCGTGCTTTTTGAAGATGCGCCCGCGCTGCCCGCTCCCGCCGACACCTTTGTCTTGAACTTACGGCAACCGGATTTGCAGCTTTCCGTGCGCATTTCCGACGCCATTAACGCTCGCTATACTCTGAGCGCCGACGTCCGCGACCCTGCCACCATCGTGGTGCATGTCCCGCCGGCACGCGGCACGCTGAGTTCACGCCTCGCCTTTCAATCGGAAGTCGGCGAATTGACGGTGACTCCCGTCGCCTCGGACCGCGTCGTCATTAATGAGCGTACCGGTACCATTGTCGTCGGCGCTGCCGTTGTGCTGATGCCTGCCGCAATTGCCCACGGCAATCTTACGGTGGAAATCACGGATCGCGCCGCGGTCAGCCAGCCGTCGCCCTTTTCACAGGGACAGACGATTTCCGAGCGTCAGAGCAAAATCTCGGTGGACAATGCCGGAACAGGGTTGCTGGAGATGGCCGGTGCGGCTTCCGCAGGCGACGTCGCCCGTGCTCTCAACGCGCTGGGCGTCAGTCCGCGCGATATGATCGCCATTTTTCAGGGACTCAAGGAAGCCGGCTCCCTGCAGGCGGAATTGGTAATTATATGACACAGAAAATCAGCCACGATCCGCTTCCGCTTGCAGCCAAGGCATCGCAGCCGCTGCACGCGAAGCCTAAGCACACTCAGGCGGACCAGGCGGCAGAACAGTTCGAGATCATGATGGCGCAGCAGATGATCAAGAGCATGCAGTCATCGCTCGAAGGCGGCAGCCTGTTCGGCGGCGGTGTGGCCGGTGATATTTACAGTGGTTTAGCAGAAGTCCAACTGGCGCAGACCCTGACCAAGGGTTCTCATTTTGGGCTCAAAGAGCAGATCCTTCGGCAATTGCCTAAGGCGGAGGTTCAGAAGTGATGAAATCTGTCCGCGGTGAATTTGTACGCAAGCTTGGCTGCTTGCGGCTGGAAGTCCAGCATCTGAATGAAAGTCTGCGCACCAACAACTTCTCGGGCATCGAAGAACGCTCGCGCACCATTCAGGATCTGCTCGTGGATCTGGTAAAGTACCAGCGAAAACTGACAAAGCTCGAACAACTGTCGATGAAACCCCGCTTCGCAACCCTGCGCGATGAAGCCCTCCAAAGCCTGGAGATCGCACGGCACATTCTCGACGACAGTCTCGAAGCCATGCTCGAGCTGGTGAAGTCGGTGCAGATCACATCGGGCTATGGACCCGATCAGCCCGGTTCCTCTTACTTCGTAGACCGGAAGGCCTGAGATGAGTACCCTTGCGGACATTATGAACACCGGCAGCTACGCGCTGCGCATCCAGCAGTTGGCGATGCAGGTGGTGGGACAGAACACCGCCAACGTCAACACGGATGGCTTCACGCGGCGCCGCCTCGACCTGACCACCGCGCCTCCTTCCGCCGGCCTCGGCGTGTGGGACGCGGGCGCAGGCGTGGATGTGCTGAACCTCGCGCGAGTGCGGGACGGAGTGCTGGACCGGCAGGTCCGCACCGGCAACGGCGATCTCAATTACTGGTCGAAGAAGGATGACGTGCTCAGTCAGGTGGAAAATGTCTTCAACGAGATGGGCGACTCCGCCATTGGCACTCAGCTTCAGGATTTCTGGGCGTCATGGCAGGATCTGGCGAATCATCCCGAAGGCGATGCGAACCGCAGTGCGGTCCTGCAAAAGGCTCAGACTCTTTCCGCCGGCGTACGCCGCGCCTACTCCGACCTTTCCCAGCGCCACGACAATGTAGATTCCCAGATCAAAACGGACGTTACCGAAGTCAACTCGCTGACCTCGAAGGTCGCACAACTGAACGTACAGATTGTCCGTTCGGAGATGAGCGGGGGAGAAGCTTCGGACCTGCGCGATGAGCGCGACCGGGTGCTCGACCGCCTCTCGTCTTTGATGAACATTTCGACGCAGGAAGACTCCAACGGCGCGGTCTCCGTGTTCAACGGCGGACAGGCCATCGTGCAGCTCGACCACAACACGGAACTCACCATGAGTACCGTGTCCAGCAACGGTTTGCTGAACACCGTGGTCACCTACGGCACCAGCGGACGGCAACTGGAACTGCAGGGCGGCGAAATTAAGGGACTGATGGACGTACGCGACAAAGACATCCGATCCGTGATGGACAATCTTGATACTTTCGCCGTGGCTCTGGCCAATCGTGTCAACGAGGTGCACCGCACAGGCTACAGCGGGACCAACATTACCGGCGTGGACTTTTTCGCCAGCGACGTAACCGGCGCGGCCAGTTTCCGCGTTTCGGACGCCGTAAGCGATGACTATTCTCTGATTGCCACCGCCGCCGCGCCCGATTCTCCCGGAGACAATTCCATTGCCCTGCAATTGGCCGGCATTCAGAACGAGAAACTGCTGAACAGCGGCCGCTCGACCGCCAGCGAGTTTTATCGCGATGCGATGCTGGATCTTGGGTCAAAGAAGTCCTTCGCCACCAGCCAGCTCAAGGTGGAGCAGGTTGCGGCGGACAACCTCGAAAATCGCCGCCAGCAGGTGTCCGGCGTATCCCTCGATGAAGAGATGACACGCCTCGTTCAGGTGCAGCAGGCCTACGGCGCCGCCGCCAAAATCGTCAATGCGGTGGACCAGATGATGCAAACCGTGCTTACTTTAGGCACGGCAGCGTAGTAAGGAGGCTCTATGAGAATTTCCGAAGTACAACGCCATCGTTCCTTCACCCAGAATGTCGACCAGCGTCTGGTCAACATGAATCGCATTCAGGAAGAGATCGGCACCGGACGCAGTCTGTTTACGCCGTCCGAAGGCGTCAGTCGCGCCAATCAGGCTCTCACCGCGCGCGATGCCCTTGCGACCGATGGTCAGTTTCTGCGCAATATCGACGATGGCCGGACCTGGGTGGATGCCGCGGATTCCAAACTGCAGGCCGTGGTGGACCTGCTGAATGAAATCGACGCGCTGGCCGTGTCGGCGGATAACAGCAGCCAGACTCCGGAAGATCGCCAGGCGACGGCATTGCAACTGGACCAGAAGCTGGAGACCCTGATGGGTCTGGCCAACGCGAAGAATGGCGACCGCTACCTCTTCGGCGGCTATGGCACTACGACCAGCCCCTTCTCGGCGGCCCGCGACGCCAACGGCAAGATTCAGGGCGCGGTGGCCAATCCGGACACCATTGCCGGAAAGATCTATCGCCGCATCGGCGATGGCGACGACATCCAGATCAACGTTTCCGGAGCGCAGCTCTTTCAACCGGTGGGCGCTGAAGGCACGGACGGCGACGTGTTCTACGTGATTTCGGCGCTGCGCGATACCATCGGCAATAATAACACGCCGCCCGCCGGCTATGAAGATACGCGTTCCAACGAACATCTTCGTGACCAGTTGGCGACGATTCGGGAACGCATCACGCAGCAGCAGACCTATCTTGGCAGCATCGGGCAGCGGCTCGATCAGACCAAGTCACGCCTGAAAGAGCGTGAACTCAACTTGACGAACAGCCTCGAGGACGCGCAAGGCGTCGACATGCCCAGTCTCGTCGCCCGCATGGCGACGGAATCCGGCGCGTACAACGCTTTGGCGGCGATGGGGCAAAAACTGCTCGGGCAATCCTTAGTAGACTATTTAGGATAAAGGTGAACACATGCGGGCATTGATTACAGGCATCACGGGGCAGGACGGCAGCTATCTGGCGGAACTGCTGCTGGCAAAAGGCTATCAGGTCTACGGCATGGTACGCCGCTCGAGCCAGGACAATCTGGGGCGCATCGAGCATCTGCGCACGCGCATTCAGGTGTTGCAGGGAGATTTGCTGGACGCCAACTCGCTGGAGAAAATTCTGCGCGAATCCCGCCCGAACGAGGTCTATAATCTCGCCGCGCAGAGCTTTGTGCCGACCTCCTGGGAGCAGCCGATTCTCACCGGTGAATTTACAGCCCTCGGCGTGACGCGCCTGCTTGAAGCCGTGCGCTCGGTGGATCCGTCGATCCGCTTCTACCAGGCATCGTCTTCGGAAATGTTCGGCAAGGTGCGCGAAGTGCCGCAGGGCGAGAATACGCCGTTCCATCCGCGGAGTCCGTACGGCGTCTCCAAGGTCTACGGCCATTACATCACCATTAACGCTCGCGAGAGTTACGGGCTGTTTGCCGTCTCCGGCATCCTTTTCAATCATGAATCCCCGCGTCGCGGTAAGGAATTCGTCACCCGCAAGATCACCCGCACGGCTGCGGCAATTCGCCTCGGTCTGGCCAAGACCCTCGATCTGGGCAATCTGGACGCGCGCCGCGACTGGGGTTTTGCCGGCGACTACGTGGATGCCATGTGGCGCATGCTGCAGCAAAACACGCCCGAGGATTTTGTCATTGCCACCGGCGAAACTCATTCGGTGCGCGAGTTCTGCGAACTGGCGTTTGCGCATCTCGGCTTGAATTACCGCGACCACGTGCGCGTCAACACCCAACTGGTCCGTCCCGCCGAAGTCGATCTGCTGGTGGGAAACGCCAGCAAGGCAAAGGCCCTGCTGGATTGGGAACCGCGCATCCGCTTCCCGGAATTGGTACGGGTGATGGTAGATCATGATCTGGCCGACTTGCAGAACGGCGCGACCGATTACCCGCAGGCCACGCGGACGCAAAACCGCCGCAATGACCTGAATCCCGTAGTGATTCCGCCGGCAGCAACGGTTCCGGCAGTCGGCTGACATCTTTCTTCATGTTCGCAACATCTAAAGAGATCCATAAGTGAATCGCAGCCTGCGCATCGGGATCGACGTTCGAGGCCTTGAAGTCGAGACCTCTCTCCGTCGCGGCATCGGACGTTATGTCTGCAATTTGATCCGCGCTCTTGCCGATCAGACGGTGGGACATCAGATCACGCTCCTCGGCGATGCCATGCCCTGGCACGTGGCACATCTTGCGCCGCTGCTCGAGCGGGGGCACGTGCGCTATGTCACCTACCATCCGACCTTCGCGTCGGAACTCGACGTGCTGCTGCTCACCGATCCCGCGCCGGTCCTGACCGGGCGCAAACTGCTGGCGTATCCGCTGAACGGGCTGCCTTGTGCGACGATTTTCTACGATTTGATTCCGCTGGCCTTTGAGCGGGAGTATCTGGAACCGAATCCTCAGTTGCAGCAGGAATACTTTGCGCGGCTGGAGGAAGCGTCCGAAGTGGCGTCGCTGTTTTTGACGATTTCGCGGTTTGTCGCCGAAGACCTTCATGTCCGTTTGGGCGTTGAGCCCTCGCGCATTGAACCGGTGATGGGTGGTCTCGACGAGGCGTTTCGCGACGCACCGTCTGCCGGCGAAACGGAGGCTGCACTGAAGCGTCTGGGCATCAGCGACCCGTATTTTCTTTACACCGGCGGCACGGATTTCCGCAAGAATGTCTCGGCAATTTTGGCCGCGTTTTGGCAGATGCAGGCGCAATCGCCGCGACGTGTCAAACTGGTTCTGTCCGGCGAGTTTTCCGCGGCGTGGAGACAGCAGGCGGAGAGCAATCCGGACTTTCGCGAGCATATGCAGGACATTATCACGCTCGGCTATGTGAGCGATGAAGACTTGCGCTGCCTGTATGCCGGCGCGATCGCCTTCGTGTTCCCGTCGCTTTACGAAGGTTTTGGCCTGCCTGCCCTCGAGGCCATGGCATCGGGATGCCCGGTGATCGTATCCGACGGCAGTTCTTTGAAGGAAATTGTCGGCGATGCCGGGCTGCTGGTCAATCCCGCGCGATCCGCCGAAATCGCCCGTGCCATGCTGCGCGTATTTGCCGAGCCCTCCCTCGCCGCATCGCTGCGCGAAAAAGGCGTTCAGCGCGCGAAACAGTATACGTGGGAAGACGTTGCCGCGCGAACGTTTGCCGCTCTTGGGCGCATTGCCCGTCCGGGCCGCACGCTTTCCGCTC
The sequence above is a segment of the bacterium genome. Coding sequences within it:
- a CDS encoding flagellar basal body P-ring protein FlgI, with translation MRSAILTILIAVPLLSGFAQVRIRDLTTYPNTTPTTLTGYGLVVGLAGSGDGSKSTFTPQSFATMLKSYGIQVDPNGLKLKNVAAVMVTCQVKAGSRTGGRNDALVSSLGDATSLQGGTLLRTVLLDPWGKAVAECQGPMSIGGFNFESAGSSISRNHAVVGRIPDGVVLFEDAPALPAPADTFVLNLRQPDLQLSVRISDAINARYTLSADVRDPATIVVHVPPARGTLSSRLAFQSEVGELTVTPVASDRVVINERTGTIVVGAAVVLMPAAIAHGNLTVEITDRAAVSQPSPFSQGQTISERQSKISVDNAGTGLLEMAGAASAGDVARALNALGVSPRDMIAIFQGLKEAGSLQAELVII
- the flgK gene encoding flagellar hook-associated protein FlgK — protein: MSTLADIMNTGSYALRIQQLAMQVVGQNTANVNTDGFTRRRLDLTTAPPSAGLGVWDAGAGVDVLNLARVRDGVLDRQVRTGNGDLNYWSKKDDVLSQVENVFNEMGDSAIGTQLQDFWASWQDLANHPEGDANRSAVLQKAQTLSAGVRRAYSDLSQRHDNVDSQIKTDVTEVNSLTSKVAQLNVQIVRSEMSGGEASDLRDERDRVLDRLSSLMNISTQEDSNGAVSVFNGGQAIVQLDHNTELTMSTVSSNGLLNTVVTYGTSGRQLELQGGEIKGLMDVRDKDIRSVMDNLDTFAVALANRVNEVHRTGYSGTNITGVDFFASDVTGAASFRVSDAVSDDYSLIATAAAPDSPGDNSIALQLAGIQNEKLLNSGRSTASEFYRDAMLDLGSKKSFATSQLKVEQVAADNLENRRQQVSGVSLDEEMTRLVQVQQAYGAAAKIVNAVDQMMQTVLTLGTAA
- the gmd gene encoding GDP-mannose 4,6-dehydratase, which translates into the protein MRALITGITGQDGSYLAELLLAKGYQVYGMVRRSSQDNLGRIEHLRTRIQVLQGDLLDANSLEKILRESRPNEVYNLAAQSFVPTSWEQPILTGEFTALGVTRLLEAVRSVDPSIRFYQASSSEMFGKVREVPQGENTPFHPRSPYGVSKVYGHYITINARESYGLFAVSGILFNHESPRRGKEFVTRKITRTAAAIRLGLAKTLDLGNLDARRDWGFAGDYVDAMWRMLQQNTPEDFVIATGETHSVREFCELAFAHLGLNYRDHVRVNTQLVRPAEVDLLVGNASKAKALLDWEPRIRFPELVRVMVDHDLADLQNGATDYPQATRTQNRRNDLNPVVIPPAATVPAVG
- a CDS encoding flagellar basal body L-ring protein FlgH, whose protein sequence is MRLLLAILILIPALVDAGPAPSMFADRIARQVGDVLTVQIVENTSATALATTNTKEEYKADLSGGSSGGFSKLIPFGANGGTKSEHKGDGRTVRQGRLTGTLTAKVVEVYPNGNMRIEGQKCLIINGERQMTILTGVVRPEDVAPGNVVSSDVIADAEIAFKGKGVLANAERPGLIARLFDWLF
- a CDS encoding flagellin — protein: MRISEVQRHRSFTQNVDQRLVNMNRIQEEIGTGRSLFTPSEGVSRANQALTARDALATDGQFLRNIDDGRTWVDAADSKLQAVVDLLNEIDALAVSADNSSQTPEDRQATALQLDQKLETLMGLANAKNGDRYLFGGYGTTTSPFSAARDANGKIQGAVANPDTIAGKIYRRIGDGDDIQINVSGAQLFQPVGAEGTDGDVFYVISALRDTIGNNNTPPAGYEDTRSNEHLRDQLATIRERITQQQTYLGSIGQRLDQTKSRLKERELNLTNSLEDAQGVDMPSLVARMATESGAYNALAAMGQKLLGQSLVDYLG
- a CDS encoding rod-binding protein: MTQKISHDPLPLAAKASQPLHAKPKHTQADQAAEQFEIMMAQQMIKSMQSSLEGGSLFGGGVAGDIYSGLAEVQLAQTLTKGSHFGLKEQILRQLPKAEVQK